The region TTCATTTCGCTTTAATGGCCGAATCCGAACCGGTAGATACGGAGGAGGCATTAAGCGATCCAAAGTGGATGAATGCAATGAAGGAAGAGCTTGAATCGATTGAGAAAAACAATACTTGGATGTTGGTTGACTTACCGAAAGGTAAAAAGGCAATTGGTGTGAAGTGGGTCTTCAAAGTGAAAGCGAATCCGAAAGGCGAGATAATCAAGCATAAGGCTCGATTAGTTGCAAAGGGATTTTTGCAAAAGGAAGACATAGACTTTGATGAGGTATTTGCTCCGGTTGCTCGATATGAAACCATCCGGTTAGTTGTTGCGATAGCAAATAACAATAGCTGGCCGTTatatcaaatggacgtcaaatCGGCATTTTTGAATGGTCCATTGGATGAGGAGGTGTATGTTGGACAGCCCTCTGGTTTTGTTGTTCAAAATCAAGAGGCAAGGGTCTACAAGTTGAGGAAGGCACTCTATGGTTTGAAataagctccaagagcttggaacaaacgCATAGATGGTTTTCTTAACGACATTGGTTTCAAAAAGTGTGTGTCCGAGCATGGTGTTTATGTGAAATCGGGTGCAAGCGAAGGAGTAATCATACTTTGTCTATATGTGGACGATTTGTTGATTACTGAAAGTTGTGAAAAGTACATTTCAAGCTTCAAAGAAGAGCTTATGAAGGAGTTTGAAATGAGTGACCTTGGGTATGTGAAGTACTTCTTAGGCATAGAGTTCCAAAAGACAAAGTTGGGGCTGCTCATGCATCAAAGTAGGTATGCTTTGGAGATCTTAAAGAGGTGTGATATGGAGCATTGTAATGCTGCCATAACTCCAGCCGAGGCACGTTCACAACTATCCAAAAGCGAGGAAGAGCAAGATGTGGATCCGACTCAATACCGGAGATTGATTGGATCATTGTGTTATTTGTGCAATACGCAGCCAAATTTAGCATTTAGTGTCGATATTGCTAGTAGGTTCATGGAGAGGCCAAAGGTATCACACTTGACAGCGGTTAAGAGGATCCTTCGTTATGTGAAAGGTACTCTTGGCTGTGGAATTTTGTTTCCGGCAAGTGACACGGGCAGAAGGTGCAATTTACTTGGATACACCGACTCCAATTGGTGTGGAGATAAAGATGATCGAAAGTCTACGACTGGTTATGTCTTTATGTTCGGCGGAGcaccaatctcttggtgttcTAAAAAGGAGTCGGTGGTTGCTCTCTCTTCTTGCGAGGTGGAGTACATTGCAGCGTCATTGTGTGCATGCCAAGCTATGTGGCTTGTGAACTTACTGCGTGAGCTGGACAGCAGCACGAGAAAAGTTGTTTTGTTGGTGGTGGACAACGTTTCAGCCATCAATCTTGCTAAGAATCCCATAGCACATGGGAGGAGCAAGCACATTGAGATGAGATTCCATTACTTGAGAGATTTAGTGAGTTCTGGACAGTTACGTTTGAGCTACTGCAGAAGTGAAGAGCAAGTCGCAGACTTGTTGACGAAAGCGGTTACGAATCATGTTTTCAAGCGACTCGTGGTGAGGTTGGGCATGAAGAACATTGAGCATTTGACTTAAGGTGGTGTGTTGGATGATTAGAATAAGTCAAATGCAGTGTAATTGGCTTTTGAAGTGTTTTTGGAGAATAGCTTATTTGAGAAACTATTTTGGAAGGCTTCTTGTTTGCTGCAGAAATAGCAATTTCCTGAAGCCAAAACAGAAAAACAGTTTTGTTTTATTAGGCAGTTTTGGATGTTTTGTTTAGTCTGTTTGTTTAGTGGTTTGTACACTATAAATAGACCTCAATTGTAATATTTGTGGTTAATGCCTTCAGATAATACCATTCAATATTATCAtctcaattttttttatttctctattttcatcatcttcctcaATTAACCTTTCTACCACCAAAATAATAACTTCCACCATTGATTCACCTCGAACAAGTTTAATCTTGTTCCAACAATATCCCACACCATCAATTGTATCAATTGGCACAAACATACAGGTTGACTTTGGGATATGCAAATTAACCATATGCTAAACAACATTGGTGTACTAGATATTAAGTTTGTATTTGTACCGAGTAGTTTTGTAACTACCACCATTAGTAGTCACACCAAGATTTTAAAAACTATAAACTCTTCCTTCTAAAATTTCATTCTTAGATTGGTAAAGCAATGTTTTCTTTATAGAGGCATGAATTTTGTCTCCTTCAGCATCCATTAAAACCATTTCAATAGAGAATGGAAGAGTATTTCGATTGAAGTCGGAGACTTGCCATAACCTTATAATTTTAGCCTAAATGTTCCAAAACATCTTTTCACTTTTAATATAAGTTATACTTAAAAAACCATTCAAAACAATCtccttttgaaaaaaaaatcttttGATTAAAGTTGACCTCAATTGAAGCAAATTCAGTCAAATGATTAAAATTGGAAGGAGCAACAATATTGATGTTAACAGGTTGAAGAGGTGAAGCATTTTTTTGGATTTGGAGATTCAGAGGATACAGTTTGGCCTTACATGATGGTGCAGACCGTTTCACGATTTGGAGGTTTACTAGATATCTTCAATTGAGTGTAGTGATGAGACTTTAACAAAACCGTACAATATGCGATACAATATGAGTGAAGTTCATAATGTTGTATCTTCACATATATGTTATACAAAACACATCAACAAGTATCCAATATgagttttgatatatatatatatatatatatatatatatatatatatatatatatatatataaaataaaaagtatagctatattttcttaaatatttGAGGTTAACTAAAGCTACTTAACTTAAAGAATCTTTTTCATCTTATTCTAAAAGTTCTAGTTTGGAATTAGTTTTAAATACACAGTGctattaaatttatttaaaaaaaacattaaTATTTATTGTAATTTTCATCAATAGAGAGGATTAAGCTTGCGTGTAAAAGATATGTATTTTTTACTAATGAAAAGGTCctcaataaataaataaaatcaaaaccACATTTAGTTTAACCTAAAGGTGAAACAAACTATTGAGTAGGAATCAAACTCTTGACACTAATTAAAGTTTACTACATTCACACACTATAGACATCAATATCACTTAGGTTGGGATACAGTGGTCTGAACTAAAACACTAAGATACTTATCTCCCAAATGTAGGGTTACATCGTCTTTTTCACTTTCTAGCTACCCAATATATATCGTGTAATCAAGCAAGGATCTTCTATAGACAAAGATCTGATTTGGGGCAACTAAGAATCATTGAAAATGTCTGAAGATCAGAATCAGCATAACATATTAAATAGTTTGGTCAATGATGAGAAGAAAATCATTCGTAGAGAAGTTGAAAAACAAAGAAGGATGCAAATGTCTATTCTATGCTCATCACTCCGATCTTCACTTCCTTTTCACCTCATCAAGGTCTTTCATTAActtacttttttattttttttatttttttcttattAATCATCATcatttaaaatattattatagGAAAAAAGTTCAGTATCAGATAACATAGGTGAGGCTGCAAATTATGTCCAAAATTTGAAGGAGAAGGTTACTGAACTCGGAAAGAAGAGGGATAAACTCAAAGAAATCATTAGTTCAAGTATGATTGAAACTGGAAATATTGAATTATCAGCAGATCCTTCAAATTTGGTGAAGTGTGTCAACATTAACCTAATTCCAGATGGGGTGGAAATTGTTATATGTACTGGTACCGAGGATCGCAGTTCGCATTTATCAGGTTTAATGAAAATAATACTTCAAGAAGGATGTGATGTTGTTCACTGTGTTACCAACCAAGTTAATGGGAACATATTTCATACTATTAGGTGTGAGGTACAGTAACTAGCTAATTAACTTTTAACCTATATTTTTTTAATCTATGTCTGTTAATTACTACTCTAGTCTAAGGTATATTAATCTGAGTATTGACAAATTGAATCATGTGCAAAAAGTTTATACATGAAATATTGTTGAATAGGTGGAAGACATGGCACACCTTGATCTTACTAGGCTGCAAACCAAACTGGATCATGCAATCTTATTGTCAAGGTAGTCATATATGTCATGCTATGAGGGTAGAACCAAGTGCAATTTGTGATATCATGACTATATATATAAATACGATCAGTATTTTCAGCTTTTGATTCACTTGTACCTGTAATGTCAGTGCTTTTGATGCCAAGAAATTTCTTTCTAAAGTTAATATGTGTGACTATGATAAGAATTCTCAAGCTGTCATTGGATAATTTGAATGTAATGAATGTGTGACTATGATAAGATCATTAGGTTTTGAACACCTAATTTATTTCTCTTTGACTACTTACTCAACTTTTTGTTTGATTCGTCTTTTTTTTCCTCTTGAGCAGGGTACTTATTCGAACCCATGATTATTTAAACTAATACCTCggttatttttaaatttatttttaaaccGGGGGTAAAGCTCACGCTTTTTACGTCACCATTCGTTACCTCGGCATTGTAACCGATGTGAAATTCATTTCGCGTCTGGCATGatatgtattatttgtagtagtgataTAGCGTGTTCCAAATCATTTGACCTCGATTTTTTAATAATTGAGGTGAAAGTTTCgtcatgaaatatattatttatagTTGATTGAGTGTTTCACCAACCTGTCACCTTACCTTTATGTGGAGTAAGATTGTCATAGCTTACAAGACATTGTGTCTAACAATAGCTAACCACGCTTGAAATAAATATCTTATTATTGGGAATTGCTTCTAAAGCATGAGTGGTTTCAAATTTATGAGTCAAACGCATATAGTCCTATATACTTACTCGATCGATGTTTAAATGAGTACTTGGTTGTTTTAGTGGTTTCTTTAGTGCTAAAATTGTTTCTCTTCTAacaaaaacaaatgaaaaaatCTCTACACACTTTcttaattttcaaaaaaattaaacAAATCATTAAATATTCTAACTATACAATTAATTAAGAGTTGAAATATATTCTTTTGAAAATGCACGTACAAATCAGAACCAATGCGTAGTCACTGATTATTGTTTACATTAGGGTAGAAATATACTACTGATTGCTCCATAATTAATTTTATCCAAATAGTCATTAAAAGAAGTTTAGATATATATTAATTAAAACACAATTTTCATATTCATATAATTTTTATTAATGTATACTCTAACTATATATCTCTCATAGATATGAATTATGCAGTGGTTcaataaaaaatttataaaatttGCTTCCTCTGTAGAAATTATATGAAACAGGAAAAATAAAATTACTGATTAAAATATATAGTGAGTcaataaattttttataaattttgttttcTCATATCGTAGAAATTATTTGAAACGGGAAAAATGAAACTGCCGATCCAATTATTGTTATAAACGGGAACAACTTTACTAtttattcaaatatttttaaaataaaaaataatatttatatacgAAAAAAATACATTgttgattcaaatatttttaatatACGAGAAGAACTTTACtattgattcaaatatttttataaataatcttaaaacaaaaattatatttatatacGAAAAAAATACATTgttaattaaaatattttatatacCAAAAAAATACTATCATTATAAACGAGAACAACTTTACAACTTATCTAAATATTGAATAATAGAAATTTATTGATCCTTTTTTTCAAATATGTGAAAAAGATTAAGGGAGCTTATTAAAAAAGATTCAGTAGATATTTAAAAATTGTATTCTCTCTTATAAAATAATTATCTTATTTGTAAAAAAAAACTAAAACGAAAATTTATCTAAAAAAGTTTCAatagttttttatttttaatcatattattCTTGATATTGTTATTTATCTTTCATCTTCTACATGTATTACTATTTCCACTTAAATTTACTATTATtcttaaaaaaaatattttttctccTTCCAACTTTTATGTCAGTATGTAAACAAATGCGCATCCAAAATTATATCTCATCCAAAAACAAAGTTTGTGCGTAGGCACGGGTTTGTTATTAGTTATAACATATAAATTACAATTAAAATACCTATCACCATGGTTGTTAATGTGAACTGTTGTGAAAGTCATTATATTTCGTCAGGGTTTTTGAATACAATCATGTTGAAATTGTTTACTCATATATAATATAAGTAAATTAGCTCTCGCTTCTTGACAGTATCGTCGTATCTATCATAGCAAAACTCTAGCATATATTTTCTCTATTATTCTTCGTCATTAGCTCTCCCTTCATACATAAAGGTATTCTTCTTTGTCcttgttttttcttttttgtgtATGTTGTTTTTATGTTTCATGTGATTTTCACCAGATTTTATTCTTGTTCAAGAGTTTATggttttgttgttgttgtatgttgttgttattgttttatgttgttgtatgttgttgttttCTAGTTCTGATTTCAGATCCTTTTCTAAGCATGAATAGTGGGAGCAATAAAATTATCCACGAGATTTAGGTTACAAAGAAGGTTATTGATATGGTGGAGTTATGGTTGAACAAAGTCAATGAAGTTGGATCTATTAGGGATCACATTATTATTCCTGAAAAGATGAAGAAGGTAGAAGCTATTATAAATGATCTAATGAATTTGAATGTAACTGATTATGAATCAGATGAAGACCTTGCGAACTGCACAAACTCAACTAGGCAGGAAGATTGAATGCCTTTATTAAGTTTTACATGATTTattgttgattgtttttgttgACAAGTTTTTGTATGTTAGGTTGTTGTTGATTGTTATGCTACAATGTTAATTCTAGTTTGTGTTTTTAAAACAGGTTAACATTTTGAAAGTTATTTATATTTCAAAATCTAGTTCAAGAGAACTCATACTATGAGTGTGATTCATAAATGATTTATTTTGCTATGGAGAAACAATTCAATAAGTATGAAGCAATTTTGGAAGCTCCATTCGCCTTGTATTTTTTCTTCATGGCAACACAAAGTAGATCAACTTCTGATCATTCCATGAATCTATTCAATAAAatgtatgttgttgttgagtttatTGTAATGTATGTATATTatttgtttcactaacccctcattgaacatgcattcatttaaagtgatttagaaaataataatCTGAAAATAAATTATATTTGAAATGCAACTTAGATCAAACATGATTTTCGAACTGCATTCATCTCGTAATTCATCTATATCGCTCTTTAACACGTAGAACTTGGTTTATTGTCCCAGGTTCTTCAAAGCAACAGTTCGTTCTCTATTAATTTATATTGTAAAACATCAAATTTGTCGAGAAATTAAATATCATCTCCATCGCTGACATCATAATAATCTTTACTATTGGTTAAAACAATGGTGATGATTCCGAATTAGTCAACATATTGATGTTTTGCAAAATAAACTAGAAACGAATCGTTGCCTTTGAAGAATTTGCGGCATTGAATCAAATACTATATGTTAAGAAGGAAGAGATGAATTACAATATGAATTCAATTTGAAAAACAGTGGTTCATTTAGGTTGTTTTTCAACaataatttaatattttaaattattatcTTCTACATCAATTTTAATTGTGGTATATATTTAGTGAGGTGTAAGGAAAAACAAGCAATCCACATGTTTTATAATAAATGTAGAGTACTTTTCACAACGATTGTCTTATGTATGCGCGTCATCAACATCAATGCATTCCTCCCACAAAAGTCTTAAATCTTCAATTAATGGAATTAAATAAACATCTATGTTGTTCCCAGGTTGTTTTTGACCCAAAATCATCATTGATAAGATCATATATTTATGATACTCTTATTGGATTAATTGATTTAGAAGTTTTCAAGTTCACTTTAAATTATGTTTGGCTTGATCTTGATAGAAATATACCGATATTATGAAATTGTATATCATAAACCATTCACAATTCTCACAAATTAAATGATTCAAACAATTTCTTTTAAAGATTATCAAAAAATAATATTGAGACAAAAAAATCATTAAGAATATTAAAATTCaacaaaattaaaatttaatttgTTTCCTTTTTCAATTATAATGCCAAGGCAAATGACATGTTACAAGTTCTTTAGATTTGATATAAAAAATACCTAAGTTTGTAAGTTATATCAAATTCTAAAATATTTGATATTCCATTAGTTCCATATAATAAATTAGTCATAAACCTCAAAGTGTTTTGAAAATATACAGAGTTTTAGTATGAGAAAATTGATAATATAGCTATATTTTCTTTAATATTTGACGGTAACTAAAGGTATGCAAGTTAAAAGATCTCTTCTAAATTAATCATTCGAATTTAACCTTAGAGATGTAATAATATTAAATTTTCTTCAAGATAATaaggatttaattgaaatacattgacagtgtaaaaggattttacagcgtcagttaatcatagacgttggatattgaaacaagtttgacttttattttaaaaatctataaaataatatAAACGGGTGATAGTGATGAATCGATAGTATAAAACTTCTTACACTGACCATGCATAATAATTAATCTCAATTAATAATTACTTTTAAGTTATCTCGAAGTAACTTGATGATAAAATCAAAACCACATTTAGACTAAACTAAAGAGAAAACAAACTATTGAGTAGGAATAGACACCAATATCACTTAGGTTTGATACAGTGGTCtgaacaaaaggaaaaatatTCGACTAAATAACTAAAAGAACTTTAACACACTCTTCTCCGAATAGTAGGGttattgtttatttgtttttttcCTCTTTCCAGCTACACAATAATTAGGATCCTCTTTCAAATATATATCATATAATCAAGCAAGGATTTACTATAGACAAAGATCTGAATTGGGGCAACTAAGAATCATTTAAGGGAATTAATCTTGCCAGGAAAATGTCGGAAGATAAGAATCAGCATAACATATTAAATACTTTGGTCAATAATGAGAAGAAAACCATACGTAGGGAAGTTGAAAAACAAAGAAGGATGCAAATTGTTATATGTAGTGGTTTCATACTTCATGAAGGATGTGATGTTGTTCACTGTGTTACCAGCCAAGTTAATGGGAACATATTTCATACTATTAAGTCTGAGGTACAGTAGTAGCAAGCTAATTAACTTTTAACctacttaattaattttaatcTGTGTCTGTTAATTACTACTATAGTTTAGGGTATATTAATCTGAGTTTGGACAATTTTACTAATGGAAGTGCAAAAAGTTAAATTAATGAGCATATGTATGTGAATTATTTTTGAATAGGTGGAAGACTTTACACACCTTGATCTTAATGTAATGAATGTTATTTCTTTTCCTTAACCTGATGTCTAAGATCATTAGGTTTACACACCTATTTATATCTCTTAGACTACTTACTCATCTTTGTTTGACGTCTTTTTCTTCTCTTGAATATAATCTAAAAATATCAGCAGTTAAATTGAATATAAtttaataattaatatttttaattaattgtAATTAACATTTTTATTTAATAAATGATTAGATTAAATTTAAGTTAAAGACTAtaatttaaaataagttaaaaaaaCTTCCTCTTATACTAAGTTAAACTCCactcaatatatatatatatatatatatatatatatatatatatatatatatatatatatatatatatatatatatatatatatatatatatatatatatatatatatatatatatatatatatatataaaacaagATTATTTCCATGGAGGGCAGTGTCTTCCCAAAAAAATTTAGTCGTTCACATAGAGATATTTCTTTGTCTCCTAATAAGGATGTGGTTATCCCTTTAATTGGTGTTAAGGTTATTAATTTTACGGTCAATTGAAAGTTTAATTTTTCATCCAATTCCTTTTTTTCAGCTATAGATGGTTCCTCTCCGTCTTTCTTAGCTGTATGGTGAAAATTTCATAACCTCCTAATATTCAACTGGTGTCAGACTCTCCTACTGGACTAGCTCTAGTGCATCAATCATTCAGACTCTCCACTCCTTTGTCGGATTAATGTATTGTTAGTCCTCAAACTTCTATTAACTTTCGCTGGCAGGATGGTGTTCCACGATCTATTTCGAAGGAATGCTTAATTGACGAATTCTTAACTTGTCCATTAGCTTGGATTGTGCTCCCCTTTCACGAGCTTCAAGTCACTTAGGACATATACTTGTATCATCCAAGTTTTTGATTTCCTTAAATCACAAGAAAGTTGTCAGGATGGTTAAAGAAGACAAACATTTAGGTTGTAGCTTTGTGTTTAGTTCTAAAGCTGAGGTGAAACGTTTAGTGGGCCTAGAACAAAGAGATAGGAAACTAAAATCAATTAGGTTATCCTGGAGTTTTATTCAATGTTAATAGGGTCTTTTAATATTCATGGTTTAGGAAGTAGTGTCAAGCAGAATAAGGTGATAGGACTCATCGTTTCTAAGTCAATAGAGTTCATAGTAATTCAAGAGACTAAGATCGAGGAGTTTTCTAAttctcttgtccattctttgtgGGGTAACCCTTTTTTAACTCGAAATCTTCCCCATCTTTGGGTAATATAGGTTGTCTTCTCTCTACTTGGTGTAGTTCAAAGGGATCAACTCTCTTTTCCATTCTTGATCCTGGGCATCTGGGTGTGTGTCTTGAGTGGGTGGTGGCTAAGACGATTTGTTTCAttgttaatatatatatatatatatatagatagatagatagatagatagatagatagatagatagattCTAGTAGTAACATGAGAGAGAAAATGGTCATTTGtaaggatatatatatatatatatatatatatatatatatatatatatatatatatatatatatatatatatatatatatatatatatatatatatatatatatatatatatatatatatatattctagtAGTAGCATGAGAGAGAAAAGGGCCATTTGTAAGGACCTCCTGCTGAGGAGGGCCAACCTTGGAGGGGACATTTGGTGTATTATAGGAGACTTTAATTATGTTTGGTCTATGGATGAGAGAACTGGTGGGGATGGTTCCCTCCCAATGTTGGTAATACTATTTGTCTTGAGTTCAGTAATTTCATCATTGAGATGGATTTTCTTAATCTCCCTCTTCTATGTAGAAGTTTTAGTTGGTATCAGCCTTTTGGCATGGAGGCGATTCGCCTTGATATGATACGTATCTCAGATGGGTGGTGGAAGGTGTGGGAACTACATCTCCAAGGGCCCTGGCTATGGAGATGTTAGATCATTGAtctattattttcaaatattCTAATTAGTTATGGGGCCAAAAGCCTTTTCGTTTCAATAACTATCGACTTTCTCATCCCCGCCTCCCTAAGGTGGTTTTGAGTAGTTGGTCCAATTCTCAGTTctatggttggaaaggttttttTGTAAAAGTGAAGCTCAGAGCTCTTTGTCgtacctcaaaaaatgagaacacgacgctcgcgaagcgcaatcgcacgcaCACGGGATGGACTAAGAGAGTCATGAacaaactttatttattcccaatGAGAGAAcgggaaaatattgataaaatccCTAAAAGAACTACTAAGATTATGGTGGTCGCAACCAAATCAGAGTTCAAGAGTCGATTTTACGTAAGGGGGAGGTtttagcaccccttacgtccattGTAATCCACGGGAACCGTTTGGTTAGTTGTGCgtgttagtgttagcttagaaacGTTAAACTTCTCGGATTATTAAAAAGGGAACATAAGAGgaaaaaaatgtttattttttattagagTACCTAAAGAGACTTTGAATCTCGCTCTTACGTATCTCTgggtgcgatggagaactcaaggcttatgtagttctgggtagaaaatatttgtttgtcgGTCAATTTTAGAAAAAGTTATTTTGTGTCAATCGACGAAAAAAATTACTTACCTAAAACATGTGAGGAGAGGGTGTTTGcatcacattgaatggatttacaaatcaacattcacgGGAAAACGCCACTTATCTCAACTCACACAATTGTGGACGGAGCACTGTCTAGCATCGGTTCGAGACAAAAAACATTTTA is a window of Lathyrus oleraceus cultivar Zhongwan6 chromosome 6, CAAS_Psat_ZW6_1.0, whole genome shotgun sequence DNA encoding:
- the LOC127093333 gene encoding transcription factor bHLH36; the encoded protein is MSEDQNQHNILNSLVNDEKKIIRREVEKQRRMQMSILCSSLRSSLPFHLIKEKSSVSDNIGEAANYVQNLKEKVTELGKKRDKLKEIISSSMIETGNIELSADPSNLVKCVNINLIPDGVEIVICTGTEDRSSHLSGLMKIILQEGCDVVHCVTNQVNGNIFHTIRCEVEDMAHLDLTRLQTKLDHAILLSR